ACGAGCACCACGAGTGCACCTATAGCCCCCATACCCGGGACGACGCCCCGCTTCGAGCCGCCCAACTCGGGAGCCAGGAAGCCTGCAGCTGCTAGAAACCCGGCTGCGAGTGAGAGCTGTACAACGGCTGCAACAACTTCGCCCATATCAATAAACATTAACGCGAGGAGCACCAGAGCTGCGGTGGAGGAGAGTAACACTCGCTCGTCTCGCCCCGTGGTGGCAGCATAGAACGCCGCTACAGCCGCCGCAGCTGCTAGTACTCCTGCGAAGATACTCACTCTGTTATCACCCCTTAACTATTAGTGCTAGAGCCGCAATTATGAAGGAGCATGGCACTATGGCAGTCCATGAGGCTCTCCCCACGTCTACGAGCCGTAGCCTCGGAGCTGCTGCATCTACTAGTGTAGCAGCAATGGCAACTGCTAGCCCTGTCCCCAGGAGCGCAAGGAGCCCTGCTATGCCGCTCCAGGGCGGCGCGAGGAACAGCGTCGTGTAGTAGTATAGCGAGACAGTCTCGTGGATACGATGCGTCAAGTGTGCAAACGCGAGGCGACGACCACTCATATCCGCCATTAAGCCACCTGCAATCTCGGTCTCAGCCTCTGCCACGCTAAACGGGTCCTTGCCTGCCTCGGCTAGGATCAGCACGAAGCCTAGCACAGCCCCCGCTAGCCACAACGGCAAGAACACCGGCTCAGCAGCTAGGCTGCTCCACAGTGTCCTCCTTATCTCCGCGAGCGAGAGCGAGCCTGTAACAGCATAGACTATACCAAGCAGGGAGAGGAGAGCAACTTCATAGCTTGCTAGGAGCCCTAGCAGACGGAACCCACCAATGACACTATAAGGGCTATGAGTCGAGAAGGCTGCCAGGTAGAGGAGGCCAAGCGAGAGGGTTAAACACGCCGCAACGAGCACTGCATCGCCATGAAAGCTAAAGCCTATAGCACCGCTCCAGGGGATGAAAAGCGAGGCAAACGCGGCTAGGCTTAGACTCCATATCAGCGCTGCTGGCACTGCAACCGGGTCCTGGCTCCGGGGCGCAAGATCCTCCTTACCCAGCAGCTTCAAGAGGTCTATGAGCGGCTGTAGTAAACCTCCTAATCCAGTATAGCTAGGACCTATACGGCTCTGCAGCCTGGCTACAACTTTACGCTCAACAGCTTCGAGCAACAGCGCTAGCGCTACCACGAACGTTAGGCCAGGGTATACAGTAGCCTTCACGACCAGGTCTAGGGGATTCATAACGTGTGTCTCCTCTTGAGTATACTACGGGCAGTTATGGCCGAGAAGACGCCGGCAACCATAAAGAGGAGAGCCGATACGTTGCTAGAACCACCAGCTAGTAGTACTGCTACGGGCACTGCTTCCACCGCTGCAAAGAGGAGTAGCAGCCAAGGGTATGGCGGCGATGCTTCTCGAAGAGGCTCTGTCTTTTCTCCACACATGTAGGGCTCTACTGCTTCTCCTTCTCTACGTGGAGCTGGTGCCAAACTTTTTGATGCAAGATAGTAGCTCGCCGATACAACCATTATTAGTACAAATGCAATGACCAGCTCTATCATCCTTTGTACACCATGACTCCAAGCGCCTAGTTATCCTCGCTAGAGCATTACTCCGATTTAGCTGGATATCCATTGTTAATTACGATTGATACGCTGTATTTAGTGCTAGACCGCTAGAGTACGGGCCCCGACACAAGCTCACGAGAATATGATTAGTCAACATATAATAGGCCCGAAACTCGTAGAGCTCAAGTCTCCGAGGACTAAATTTGCTAGTGATACGCCAGCCCCTAGAGCCAGGGATAAGTGAGAGAACAAGTGTGGTAGGGATCAATCGTGCCACCGAGGATAGCACTTGTAACAGGTAAGC
The window above is part of the Pyrodictium delaneyi genome. Proteins encoded here:
- a CDS encoding complex I subunit 1/NuoH family protein, translated to MNPLDLVVKATVYPGLTFVVALALLLEAVERKVVARLQSRIGPSYTGLGGLLQPLIDLLKLLGKEDLAPRSQDPVAVPAALIWSLSLAAFASLFIPWSGAIGFSFHGDAVLVAACLTLSLGLLYLAAFSTHSPYSVIGGFRLLGLLASYEVALLSLLGIVYAVTGSLSLAEIRRTLWSSLAAEPVFLPLWLAGAVLGFVLILAEAGKDPFSVAEAETEIAGGLMADMSGRRLAFAHLTHRIHETVSLYYYTTLFLAPPWSGIAGLLALLGTGLAVAIAATLVDAAAPRLRLVDVGRASWTAIVPCSFIIAALALIVKG